In Canis lupus familiaris isolate Mischka breed German Shepherd chromosome 9, alternate assembly UU_Cfam_GSD_1.0, whole genome shotgun sequence, a single window of DNA contains:
- the MYMK gene encoding protein myomaker isoform X2, giving the protein MAPLRPPRTREGHFPRARGGMLEKLHHACNGPGLSVLCFMRHDVLEYFSVYGTALSMWVSLMALADFDEPKRSTFVMFGVLTIAVRIYHDRWGYGVYSGPIGTAVLIIATKWLQQMKEKKSLYPDKSVYTQQIGPGLCFGALALMLRFFFEDWDYTYVHSFYHCALAMSFVLLLPKVNKKAGSAGPPAKLDCSTLCCACI; this is encoded by the exons ATGGCTCCCCTGAGACCTCCTAGGACAAGGGAAGGTCATTTCCCAAGGGCCAGAGGAGGGATGCTGGAGAAG CTCCACCACGCGTGCAACGGGCCCGGGCTATCGGTGCTCTGCTTCATGCGCCACGACGTCCTGGAGTACTTCAGCGTCTATGGGACGGCACTGAGCATGTGGGTCTCGCTGATGG cacTGGCTGACTTCGACGAACCCAAGAGGTCGACTTTTGTGATGTTTGGCGTCCTGACCATCGCCGTGCGGATCTACCATGACCGCTGGGGCTACGGGGTGTACTCGGGCCCCATTGGCACGGCTGTCCTCATCATCGCCACAAAGTGG CTGCAGCagatgaaggagaagaagagTCTGTACCCGGACAAGAGTGTCTACACCCAGCAGATAGGCCCTGGCCTCTGTTTTGGGGCACTGGCCCTTATGCTGCGCTTCTTTTTTGAG GACTGGGATTACACCTATGTCCACAGCTTCTACCACTGTGCCCTGGCCATGTCCTTCGTCCTCCTGCTCCCCAAGGTCAACAAGAAGGCTGGAAGCGCGGGGCCCCCTGCCAAGCTAGACTGCTCTACCCTTTGCTGTGCTTGCATCTGA
- the MYMK gene encoding protein myomaker isoform X1, whose amino-acid sequence MGTLAAKLLLPTLSSLAFLPTVSIAAKRRFHMEAMVYLFTMFFVALHHACNGPGLSVLCFMRHDVLEYFSVYGTALSMWVSLMALADFDEPKRSTFVMFGVLTIAVRIYHDRWGYGVYSGPIGTAVLIIATKWLQQMKEKKSLYPDKSVYTQQIGPGLCFGALALMLRFFFEDWDYTYVHSFYHCALAMSFVLLLPKVNKKAGSAGPPAKLDCSTLCCACI is encoded by the exons ATGGGGACGCTCGCGGCGAAGCTGCTCCTGCCCACCCTCAGCAGCCTGGCCTTCCTCCCCACCGTCAGCATCGCCGCCAAGCGGCGGTTCCACATGGAGGCCATGGTCTACCTCTTCACCATGTTCTTCGTGGCA CTCCACCACGCGTGCAACGGGCCCGGGCTATCGGTGCTCTGCTTCATGCGCCACGACGTCCTGGAGTACTTCAGCGTCTATGGGACGGCACTGAGCATGTGGGTCTCGCTGATGG cacTGGCTGACTTCGACGAACCCAAGAGGTCGACTTTTGTGATGTTTGGCGTCCTGACCATCGCCGTGCGGATCTACCATGACCGCTGGGGCTACGGGGTGTACTCGGGCCCCATTGGCACGGCTGTCCTCATCATCGCCACAAAGTGG CTGCAGCagatgaaggagaagaagagTCTGTACCCGGACAAGAGTGTCTACACCCAGCAGATAGGCCCTGGCCTCTGTTTTGGGGCACTGGCCCTTATGCTGCGCTTCTTTTTTGAG GACTGGGATTACACCTATGTCCACAGCTTCTACCACTGTGCCCTGGCCATGTCCTTCGTCCTCCTGCTCCCCAAGGTCAACAAGAAGGCTGGAAGCGCGGGGCCCCCTGCCAAGCTAGACTGCTCTACCCTTTGCTGTGCTTGCATCTGA